A window from Aeromonas rivipollensis encodes these proteins:
- a CDS encoding amino acid ABC transporter substrate-binding protein, producing the protein MKQIHKAGMVIVLSLAAANVWAEGTLDAVKKKGFVQCGVGDGLPGFSNPDAKGTWTGLDVDVCRAVAAAVLGDAGKVKYVSLTAKERFTALQSGEVDLLSRNTTWTLTRDGSLGLTFAGVNYYDGQGFLVNKSLGVKSAKELDGAAVCIQSGTTTELNLADYFRANGAMKYTPVVFDTSDQTVKGFEAGRCDVLTSDQSQLYSLKIKLTKPEDALVLPEVISKEPLGPAVRQGDEQWFKVVRWSLYAMLNAEEAGVTSANVDEMLKSTNPDIRRLLGLEEPKGSVLGLDDKWAYNIVKQVGNYGESFDRNVGAGSPLKIDRGINALWNKGGLMYAPPIR; encoded by the coding sequence ATGAAGCAGATACACAAGGCAGGTATGGTGATAGTGCTGTCGCTGGCGGCAGCCAATGTCTGGGCAGAGGGGACCCTGGATGCCGTGAAGAAGAAGGGGTTCGTGCAGTGCGGGGTCGGTGATGGCCTGCCCGGGTTCTCCAACCCAGACGCCAAGGGCACCTGGACCGGGCTGGATGTGGATGTGTGCCGCGCCGTCGCCGCGGCCGTGCTCGGGGATGCCGGCAAGGTCAAGTATGTGTCCCTCACCGCCAAGGAGCGTTTCACCGCCCTGCAATCCGGTGAAGTGGATCTGCTGTCGCGCAACACCACCTGGACCCTGACCCGGGACGGCTCGCTGGGCCTGACCTTCGCCGGGGTGAACTACTACGATGGCCAGGGCTTCCTGGTCAACAAGTCCCTCGGGGTCAAGAGCGCCAAGGAGCTGGACGGAGCCGCCGTCTGCATCCAGTCCGGCACCACTACCGAGCTCAACCTGGCGGATTACTTCCGCGCCAACGGCGCCATGAAATATACCCCAGTGGTGTTCGACACCTCGGATCAGACCGTCAAAGGCTTCGAGGCGGGGCGTTGTGATGTGCTGACCTCGGATCAATCCCAGCTCTACTCCCTCAAGATCAAGCTGACCAAGCCGGAGGATGCCCTGGTGTTGCCGGAGGTCATCTCCAAGGAGCCGCTGGGCCCGGCGGTGCGCCAGGGTGACGAGCAGTGGTTCAAGGTGGTGCGCTGGAGTCTCTACGCCATGCTCAACGCCGAGGAGGCCGGGGTCACCAGCGCCAACGTGGACGAGATGCTCAAGTCCACCAACCCTGATATCCGCCGTCTGCTCGGGCTGGAAGAGCCCAAGGGCAGCGTGCTGGGGCTGGATGACAAGTGGGCCTACAACATCGTCAAACAGGTCGGCAACTACGGTGAGTCCTTCGATCGCAACGTCGGCGCCGGTTCTCCCCTCAAGATCGACCGTGGCATCAACGCGCTCTGGAACAAGGGCGGTCTGATGTATGCGCCACCCATCCGCTAA
- a CDS encoding type III PLP-dependent enzyme, with protein MNETLVAQDYRQLVEQFGSPLLLLDKAAVRKQYRALAAALPDVRLHYALKPLPHEAVVSVLKEEGACFDLATNGEVDLVRSQGVRPGRCIHTHPIKRDSDIRYALEFGCTVFVYDNPLELEKFLPYKDEVKLLLRVSFPNPETKVDLSKKFGCTPEQALPLLQLAQAKGIKVMGLSFHVGSQVPHARRHVQAIDACREIMEQAWDLGLKPWVLDIGGGFPVDYDGGEFDIDGFCAPIREALAKLPATVQKIAEPGRFISAPAMTSVSSVMGKAHRGDKIWYYLDDGLYGSYNGQLYDHVTYPVSTPYAQGPLHNAVLSGPTCDSVDVIRDGIMLPDLAIGELVIGRVMGAYTWASASTFNFFPKASILILDSAQKQKLVAVA; from the coding sequence ATGAACGAGACCCTGGTCGCACAAGATTACCGTCAGCTGGTTGAACAATTTGGCTCCCCCCTGCTGCTGCTCGACAAGGCAGCCGTCCGCAAACAGTATCGGGCCCTGGCCGCCGCCCTGCCCGATGTGCGCTTGCACTATGCACTCAAGCCGCTGCCCCATGAGGCTGTGGTCTCTGTCTTGAAGGAAGAGGGGGCCTGTTTCGATCTGGCCACCAATGGCGAAGTGGATCTGGTGCGCAGCCAAGGGGTTCGCCCGGGACGCTGCATTCACACCCATCCCATCAAGCGCGACAGCGACATCCGTTATGCGCTGGAATTCGGCTGTACCGTGTTTGTCTATGACAACCCGCTGGAGCTGGAGAAGTTCCTGCCCTACAAGGATGAGGTCAAGCTGCTGCTGCGCGTCAGCTTCCCGAATCCCGAGACCAAGGTCGATCTCTCCAAGAAGTTCGGCTGCACCCCGGAGCAGGCACTGCCGCTGCTGCAACTGGCCCAGGCCAAGGGGATCAAGGTGATGGGGCTGTCGTTCCACGTCGGCTCCCAGGTGCCCCACGCCCGTCGCCACGTGCAGGCCATCGACGCCTGCCGCGAGATCATGGAGCAGGCCTGGGATCTGGGGCTCAAGCCCTGGGTGCTGGATATCGGTGGCGGTTTCCCGGTGGATTATGACGGTGGCGAGTTCGACATCGACGGCTTCTGCGCCCCGATCCGCGAGGCGCTGGCCAAGCTGCCCGCCACTGTGCAGAAGATCGCCGAGCCGGGCCGCTTCATCAGCGCGCCGGCCATGACCTCGGTCTCCAGCGTGATGGGCAAGGCCCACCGCGGCGACAAGATCTGGTACTACCTGGATGACGGCCTCTACGGCAGCTACAACGGCCAGCTCTATGACCACGTTACCTACCCGGTGAGCACCCCCTACGCCCAAGGCCCGCTGCACAATGCCGTGCTCTCCGGCCCCACCTGCGACAGCGTGGACGTGATTCGCGACGGCATCATGCTGCCGGATCTGGCCATCGGCGAGCTGGTCATAGGCCGGGTGATGGGGGCCTACACCTGGGCGTCGGCCTCCACCTTCAACTTCTTCCCCAAGGCGAGCATCCTCATTCTGGACAGCGCCCAGAAGCAGAAACTGGTGGCGGTGGCCTGA
- a CDS encoding ABC transporter permease has translation MKGAIKRIGALFYARTLEFVRDRAALVWNLLFPLLLVIGFSLIFSGPPKPLVQIGVVGELTTAYQPLSHIPLLKLIPYDDEARGVLKVRHHQLDLLLAPARGHYWVNPDAPQGTMAEYLLRQAVQEPLQREALSGRAIRYGDWLLPGVIGMNLMFSGLFGVGFVIVRYRKNGVLKRLRATPLSAAEFLCAQLLSRVLITLVVSLLVFLVAYWLLDVPLLGSGWLLLFIALVGGTAMASLGLLIAARIQNEELASGLLNLISLPMMFLSGVWFSLEGSPPWLQALAARLPLSQIIEAARAVMLEGAGWQAVAGMLAQVMVFALVCITLGAVLFKWSAK, from the coding sequence ATGAAGGGAGCGATCAAGCGCATAGGCGCCCTCTTTTATGCCCGTACCCTGGAGTTCGTGCGCGACAGGGCGGCCCTGGTCTGGAACCTGCTTTTTCCGCTCTTGCTGGTGATTGGCTTCTCCCTCATCTTCTCGGGCCCCCCCAAGCCGCTGGTACAGATAGGGGTGGTGGGGGAGCTGACGACGGCCTATCAGCCCCTGAGCCATATCCCGTTGCTCAAGCTCATCCCCTATGACGACGAGGCGAGGGGCGTCCTCAAGGTGCGCCATCATCAGCTGGACTTGCTGCTGGCACCGGCGCGCGGTCACTACTGGGTCAACCCGGATGCGCCCCAGGGGACCATGGCTGAATATCTGCTGCGCCAGGCGGTGCAGGAGCCCTTGCAAAGGGAGGCCCTGAGCGGGCGGGCCATTCGCTATGGCGACTGGTTGTTGCCCGGGGTGATCGGCATGAACCTGATGTTCTCCGGCCTGTTCGGGGTGGGGTTCGTCATAGTGCGCTATCGCAAGAACGGGGTGCTCAAGCGCTTGCGAGCCACGCCACTCTCGGCGGCCGAGTTTCTCTGCGCCCAGTTGCTGTCGCGGGTGCTGATCACCCTGGTGGTGAGCCTGCTGGTCTTCCTGGTGGCTTACTGGCTGCTGGATGTCCCCCTGCTCGGCTCTGGCTGGCTGCTGCTCTTCATCGCCCTGGTCGGCGGGACCGCCATGGCCTCCCTCGGGTTGCTCATCGCCGCCCGCATTCAGAATGAGGAGCTGGCGAGCGGTTTGCTCAATCTCATCAGCTTGCCCATGATGTTCTTATCCGGCGTCTGGTTCTCGCTGGAAGGATCTCCCCCCTGGTTGCAGGCCTTGGCGGCCCGCCTGCCCCTCAGCCAGATCATAGAGGCGGCCCGCGCCGTCATGCTGGAAGGGGCGGGCTGGCAGGCGGTGGCGGGGATGCTGGCCCAGGTCATGGTGTTTGCCCTGGTGTGCATCACGCTGGGGGCGGTGTTATTCAAATGGAGCGCAAAATGA
- a CDS encoding amino acid ABC transporter permease, whose translation MAIQASNHRKEQGRWWYDAKVRAQIFQCLAIAAVLAFLFYIINNALTNLATRGITTGFDFLGNTAGFGILQSLIPYDETYTFGRTFVVGLLNTLLVSVLGILFATLLGFVLGIARLSRNWLVAKIATVYIETFRNIPLLLQIFFWYFSVLRTLPSPRESVELGGLAFLNVRGFYLPKPLFEEGFGYVICALLLAVVLSWGLSRWARRRQALTGRIFPFWRCAAALVILLPAIVFLLAGSPLSWSVPILQGFNFRGGLTVLPELAALLLALTIYTAAFIAEIVRSGILAISKGQTEAASALGLSPTKTLRLVVIPQAMRVIIPPLTSQYLNLTKNSSLATAIGYPDLVSVFMGTTLNQTGQAIEVIAMTMGVYLIISITTSVLMNIYNRRMTLVER comes from the coding sequence ATGGCGATACAAGCATCAAACCATAGGAAAGAACAGGGCCGCTGGTGGTATGACGCTAAGGTGCGGGCGCAGATCTTCCAGTGCCTGGCCATTGCGGCCGTTCTCGCGTTTCTGTTCTACATCATCAACAATGCCCTGACCAATCTGGCGACCCGTGGCATCACCACAGGTTTCGATTTTCTGGGCAACACCGCCGGGTTCGGCATCTTGCAGAGCCTGATCCCCTACGACGAGACCTATACCTTCGGTCGCACCTTCGTGGTCGGCCTGCTCAATACCCTGCTGGTCTCGGTGCTCGGCATCCTGTTTGCCACCCTGCTCGGCTTCGTGCTCGGGATAGCGCGTCTGTCCCGCAACTGGCTGGTGGCCAAGATAGCCACCGTCTACATAGAGACGTTCCGCAACATTCCGCTGCTGCTGCAGATCTTCTTCTGGTACTTCTCGGTGCTGCGCACCCTGCCATCTCCCCGCGAGAGCGTGGAGCTGGGAGGGCTCGCCTTCTTGAACGTGCGGGGCTTCTATCTGCCCAAACCCTTGTTTGAAGAGGGATTTGGCTATGTGATCTGTGCCCTGCTGCTGGCAGTCGTCCTGAGCTGGGGGCTGAGCCGCTGGGCAAGGCGCCGTCAGGCGCTGACCGGCAGGATCTTCCCGTTCTGGCGCTGTGCGGCCGCTCTGGTGATCCTGCTCCCCGCCATCGTCTTCCTGCTGGCAGGCAGCCCGCTCTCCTGGAGTGTGCCCATACTGCAAGGCTTCAACTTCCGGGGCGGCTTGACGGTACTGCCCGAGCTCGCGGCGCTGCTGCTGGCGCTCACCATCTATACGGCGGCCTTCATCGCCGAGATAGTGAGATCCGGCATACTGGCCATCAGCAAGGGGCAGACCGAGGCCGCTTCCGCCCTCGGGCTCTCGCCCACCAAGACGCTGCGGCTGGTGGTCATTCCCCAGGCGATGCGGGTCATCATTCCCCCGCTGACCAGCCAGTACCTGAACCTCACCAAGAACTCCTCGCTGGCCACCGCTATCGGTTATCCGGATCTCGTCTCTGTGTTCATGGGCACCACCCTCAACCAGACCGGGCAGGCCATCGAGGTTATCGCCATGACCATGGGGGTCTATCTCATCATCAGTATTACCACCTCAGTCCTGATGAACATCTACAACCGCAGGATGACGCTGGTCGAGCGCTAG
- a CDS encoding peroxiredoxin — MITVGQSLPAGEFTFITAEGKQVQDSQALFAGKKVVLFAVPGAFTPTCSNAHLPGYVVLADQFKAKGVDALYCLSVNDAFVMKAWQAAQNADAITMLADGDGSWTRALGLAKETGAFGGLRAQRFALIANDGVVEQLFVEAPGKFEVSDAESLLAAL, encoded by the coding sequence ATGATCACGGTCGGACAATCCCTGCCAGCGGGGGAATTTACCTTCATCACCGCCGAAGGCAAGCAGGTGCAGGACAGCCAGGCCCTGTTTGCGGGCAAGAAGGTGGTGTTGTTCGCGGTGCCGGGGGCCTTCACCCCCACCTGCTCCAACGCCCATCTGCCGGGCTATGTGGTGCTGGCGGATCAGTTCAAGGCCAAGGGGGTCGATGCCCTCTATTGTCTCTCGGTCAACGATGCCTTCGTGATGAAGGCGTGGCAGGCGGCCCAGAATGCCGACGCCATCACCATGCTGGCGGATGGCGACGGCAGCTGGACCCGGGCCCTGGGCCTGGCCAAGGAGACCGGCGCCTTCGGCGGCCTGCGTGCCCAGCGCTTTGCCCTGATCGCCAATGACGGCGTGGTCGAGCAGCTGTTCGTGGAGGCCCCCGGCAAGTTCGAGGTGTCGGATGCCGAGAGTCTGCTGGCCGCCTTGTGA
- a CDS encoding ABC transporter ATP-binding protein, with the protein MAAIIEVVDLIKHFPGVRAVDGLSFAIPAGSCFGLLGPNGAGKTTTIELLEGILTPDSGQILFHGAPRGPDYRSRIGIQFQHTALQDFLTVRDTLRLFASLYPNPLPRELLIELCALGEFIDRDSRKLSGGQRQRLLLALALLGDPELLFLDEPTTGLDPQARHHFWQRIEAIKAQGKTVVLTTHYMDEAQQLCDRIAIVDHGHLLSLDTPAALLARHFDGVLVRLSDHPALASLGYPLLPHGDQVELSCPDVAALLPRLLSLGVPLTGMQVRSPNLEDLFLHLTGHSLRSGA; encoded by the coding sequence ATGGCTGCCATCATAGAAGTCGTCGATCTCATCAAGCACTTTCCCGGTGTCAGGGCGGTGGACGGACTCAGCTTTGCCATTCCCGCCGGTAGCTGTTTCGGCCTGCTCGGCCCGAACGGGGCTGGCAAGACCACCACCATAGAGCTGCTTGAGGGGATCCTCACCCCGGACAGCGGCCAGATCCTGTTTCATGGCGCCCCCCGCGGCCCCGACTATCGCTCCCGCATCGGCATCCAGTTCCAGCACACGGCGTTGCAGGATTTTCTGACGGTGCGCGACACCCTGCGCCTGTTCGCCAGCCTCTATCCCAACCCCCTGCCACGGGAGCTGCTCATCGAGCTGTGCGCCCTTGGCGAGTTCATCGACAGGGACAGCCGCAAGCTCTCCGGCGGCCAGCGTCAGCGCCTGTTGCTGGCCCTGGCCCTGCTCGGCGACCCCGAACTGTTGTTTCTGGACGAGCCCACCACAGGGCTGGATCCCCAGGCCCGTCACCACTTCTGGCAGCGGATAGAGGCGATCAAGGCCCAGGGCAAGACGGTGGTGCTCACCACCCACTACATGGACGAGGCGCAGCAACTGTGCGATCGCATCGCCATCGTCGATCACGGCCATCTGCTCAGCCTGGACACGCCGGCGGCCCTGCTGGCGCGGCACTTCGACGGCGTGCTGGTGCGCCTCTCGGATCACCCGGCCCTCGCCAGCCTGGGTTATCCGCTGCTGCCCCACGGCGATCAGGTGGAGCTGAGCTGCCCGGACGTGGCGGCCTTGCTGCCACGGCTGCTGAGTCTGGGGGTACCGCTGACCGGCATGCAGGTGCGCTCCCCCAATCTGGAGGATCTCTTCCTGCACCTGACCGGTCACAGCCTCCGGAGCGGTGCATGA
- a CDS encoding calcium/sodium antiporter has translation MTLAFVALIAGLALLVWSADKFVDGAAATARYAGMPPLLIGMVIIGFGTSAPEMVVSALASMQGNPGLALGNAYGSNITNIALILGLTALISPIAVSSQVVRKEIPILLGITLLTGALLIDGHLGRGDALILGGVFIMLLGWSIWAGIKGKGDALDADVNVEIDSEAMPLKKAIFWLIVGLVLLVGASRLLVWGAVTIAQAFGISDLVIGLTIVAVGTSLPELASSLMAIKKKEHDLALGNVLGSNLFNTLAVVGIAAGIAPLDVEPAVLSRDWSLMMGLTLLLLVMCLGRKGQGRINRVEGGILLCIFVAYTGWLLTSQF, from the coding sequence ATGACCCTGGCTTTTGTTGCCCTGATTGCAGGACTGGCGTTGCTGGTCTGGAGTGCGGATAAATTTGTGGATGGCGCCGCCGCCACCGCTCGTTATGCCGGCATGCCGCCGCTGCTGATCGGCATGGTGATCATCGGCTTTGGTACCTCGGCCCCCGAGATGGTGGTCTCGGCCCTGGCATCCATGCAGGGTAATCCGGGCCTGGCCCTGGGCAATGCCTATGGCTCCAACATCACCAACATCGCCCTTATTCTCGGACTGACAGCCCTCATCAGCCCCATCGCCGTCTCCTCCCAGGTGGTGCGCAAGGAGATCCCCATATTGCTCGGCATCACCCTGCTGACCGGTGCCTTGCTCATCGATGGTCACCTGGGGCGTGGTGATGCGCTCATTTTGGGTGGCGTCTTCATCATGCTGCTGGGCTGGTCTATCTGGGCCGGGATCAAGGGGAAGGGAGACGCCCTGGACGCCGATGTGAATGTGGAGATCGACAGCGAAGCCATGCCGCTCAAGAAAGCCATCTTCTGGTTGATCGTGGGTCTGGTTCTCCTGGTCGGCGCTTCCCGCCTACTGGTGTGGGGCGCTGTGACCATAGCCCAGGCATTTGGCATCAGCGATCTGGTCATCGGTCTGACCATAGTGGCGGTGGGCACCTCGCTGCCTGAGCTGGCCTCCTCCCTGATGGCCATCAAGAAGAAGGAACATGACTTGGCGCTCGGCAACGTGCTCGGCTCCAACCTGTTCAACACCCTGGCCGTGGTCGGCATCGCCGCTGGCATAGCGCCCCTGGATGTGGAGCCTGCGGTGCTCTCTCGCGACTGGAGCCTGATGATGGGGCTGACCCTGCTGCTGCTGGTGATGTGCCTGGGCCGCAAGGGACAGGGCCGCATCAACAGGGTGGAAGGGGGCATCTTGCTCTGCATCTTCGTCGCCTATACCGGTTGGCTGTTGACCAGCCAGTTCTGA
- a CDS encoding amino acid ABC transporter permease yields the protein MFVNELQEALPPPNHRRGLVAWIRQNLFPNWWNGLLTLVLAYLLLPLLWSALDWAIFSANWQGSSRADCTQGGACWVFIESRLGQYLYGFYPVDQYWRINLAFAGLAVLLALLIWPRTPRKGWLALFTLLVFPVIAFVLIHGGAGLEVVETNRWGGLMLTLVLAVVGIVVALPFGILLALGRRSHMPVISSLSTVYIEFWRAVPLITVLFMASVMLPLFMTSEVELDKLLRALIGIILFQAAYVAEVVRGGLQAIPKGQYEAGEALGLSYWKVMGLVIMPQALKITIPSLVNTFISLFKDTSLVLIIGLFDLLAISKVALADPAWLGFSTEAYVFIAMIFWMFCFGMSRYSIYLERKLNTGHKH from the coding sequence ATGTTTGTGAACGAGTTGCAGGAGGCGCTGCCGCCTCCCAATCATCGCCGGGGGCTGGTCGCCTGGATCAGGCAGAACCTCTTCCCCAACTGGTGGAACGGCCTGCTGACCCTGGTGCTGGCCTACCTGCTGCTGCCACTGCTCTGGTCTGCGCTGGACTGGGCTATCTTCTCCGCCAACTGGCAGGGAAGCAGCCGTGCCGACTGCACCCAGGGCGGGGCCTGCTGGGTCTTTATCGAGAGCCGTCTGGGGCAATATCTCTACGGCTTTTACCCGGTCGACCAGTATTGGCGCATCAATCTGGCTTTCGCCGGCCTGGCCGTGCTGCTGGCGCTGCTGATCTGGCCGCGCACCCCGCGCAAGGGCTGGCTGGCGCTCTTCACCCTGCTGGTGTTCCCTGTCATCGCCTTCGTGCTGATCCACGGCGGGGCCGGTCTCGAGGTGGTGGAAACCAACCGTTGGGGCGGCCTGATGCTGACCCTGGTGCTGGCGGTGGTGGGCATAGTGGTTGCCCTGCCATTCGGGATCCTGCTGGCGCTGGGACGCCGATCCCACATGCCGGTCATCTCCAGCCTATCCACTGTCTACATCGAGTTCTGGCGGGCGGTGCCGCTCATCACTGTGCTCTTCATGGCCTCCGTCATGCTGCCGCTGTTCATGACCAGCGAGGTGGAGCTCGACAAGCTGCTGCGGGCGCTCATCGGCATCATTCTGTTCCAGGCGGCCTATGTGGCCGAGGTGGTCAGAGGGGGGTTGCAGGCGATCCCCAAGGGGCAGTACGAGGCGGGTGAAGCCTTGGGGCTCTCCTACTGGAAGGTGATGGGACTGGTGATCATGCCCCAGGCCCTCAAGATCACCATTCCCTCCCTGGTGAACACCTTCATCTCCCTGTTCAAGGACACCAGCCTGGTGCTGATCATAGGGCTGTTCGATCTGCTGGCCATCTCCAAGGTGGCGCTGGCGGATCCGGCCTGGCTGGGTTTCTCAACCGAGGCCTATGTGTTCATCGCCATGATCTTCTGGATGTTCTGTTTTGGCATGTCCCGCTACTCCATCTATCTGGAGCGCAAACTCAACACCGGTCACAAGCATTAG
- a CDS encoding DUF1107 family protein — MKVFKQLSPRRIARYIKSFHHGSFMVEALGRFEFKGGVIDVKTLDCRQALSLARQINLAVRDLRTTTLLPG, encoded by the coding sequence ATGAAGGTGTTCAAGCAGTTGTCTCCTCGTAGAATTGCCCGCTATATCAAAAGCTTCCATCACGGCAGCTTCATGGTCGAAGCACTGGGACGATTCGAGTTTAAGGGGGGAGTCATCGATGTGAAGACGCTGGACTGCCGTCAGGCGTTGAGCCTGGCCCGGCAGATCAACCTGGCCGTGCGCGATCTGCGCACCACCACCCTGTTGCCGGGCTGA
- a CDS encoding DUF2845 domain-containing protein translates to MKPILWLLLVATLPVDAGTLRCKSALLTEGDTTAELLIRCGQPMLKEDLTRYEENGFGARMTVKYAERWTYNFGRSEFMQFVTVENGVITEIEDGPRGG, encoded by the coding sequence ATGAAGCCAATACTGTGGTTGCTGCTGGTGGCGACGCTGCCGGTGGATGCCGGCACCCTGCGCTGCAAGAGCGCCCTGCTGACCGAGGGAGACACCACGGCCGAGCTGCTGATCCGCTGCGGTCAGCCGATGCTCAAGGAGGATCTGACCCGCTACGAGGAAAACGGCTTCGGGGCTAGGATGACGGTCAAGTATGCCGAACGCTGGACCTACAACTTCGGCAGGAGTGAATTCATGCAGTTCGTCACCGTCGAAAACGGCGTCATCACCGAGATTGAAGATGGCCCCCGCGGAGGTTGA
- a CDS encoding amino acid ABC transporter ATP-binding protein, which produces MKTDAVVELKDVNKWYGEFHVLRNINLQVGRGEKIVICGPSGSGKSTMIRCINRLEEHQSGDILVKGTALTSDLKNIETVRREVGMVFQHFNLFPHLTVLENCCLAPIWVKQLPRKEAEEIAMTFLRRVRIPEQALKYPGQLSGGQQQRVAIARSLCMNPQVMLFDEPTSALDPEMVREVLDVMVELAHEGMTMLCVTHEMGFAKQVADRVIFMDRGQIIEENVPDQFFDHPQSERTKLFLSQILQH; this is translated from the coding sequence ATGAAAACGGACGCTGTGGTAGAACTCAAGGACGTCAACAAGTGGTACGGTGAGTTTCATGTGCTGCGCAACATCAATCTGCAGGTGGGCAGGGGGGAGAAGATCGTCATCTGCGGGCCCTCTGGCTCGGGCAAGTCCACCATGATCCGCTGCATCAACCGGCTGGAGGAGCATCAGAGCGGTGACATCCTGGTCAAGGGCACGGCCCTGACCTCGGATCTCAAGAACATAGAGACGGTGCGCCGTGAGGTGGGCATGGTTTTCCAGCACTTCAACCTCTTCCCCCACCTGACGGTGCTGGAGAACTGCTGCCTGGCCCCCATCTGGGTCAAGCAGTTGCCACGCAAGGAGGCCGAGGAGATCGCCATGACCTTCCTGCGCCGGGTCAGGATCCCGGAGCAGGCCCTCAAGTACCCGGGCCAGCTCTCCGGTGGCCAGCAGCAACGGGTCGCCATCGCTCGCAGTCTCTGCATGAATCCCCAGGTGATGCTGTTTGACGAGCCGACCTCGGCGCTGGATCCCGAGATGGTGCGCGAGGTGCTGGATGTCATGGTGGAGCTGGCCCACGAGGGGATGACCATGCTTTGCGTCACCCACGAGATGGGCTTTGCCAAGCAGGTGGCGGACAGGGTGATCTTCATGGACCGCGGCCAGATCATCGAGGAGAACGTGCCGGATCAGTTCTTCGACCATCCCCAGTCGGAGCGGACCAAGCTGTTCCTCTCCCAGATCCTGCAGCACTGA
- the yfcD gene encoding NUDIX hydrolase YfcD → MEWVDVVDEQDRVIGVADRTRVRQENLRHRASYILVLDEVGRVLVQRRTPSKDFCPGMLDACAGGVVTTGEAMEPSARRELAEELGIHDVPLHDFGTFYAEGEASGGGYRVWGGLFSCQYQGPLQLQAEEVSEVHWMSLAEIAERAAEFTPDSLLAIATWQARRSQ, encoded by the coding sequence GTGGAGTGGGTGGACGTAGTAGACGAGCAGGACAGGGTGATCGGAGTGGCCGATCGAACCCGGGTGCGTCAGGAGAACTTGCGCCATCGCGCCAGCTATATCCTGGTGCTCGATGAGGTCGGGCGCGTGCTGGTGCAGCGGCGCACCCCGAGCAAGGATTTTTGCCCCGGCATGCTGGACGCCTGCGCGGGTGGCGTGGTGACCACTGGGGAGGCGATGGAGCCCTCCGCCCGGCGCGAGCTGGCCGAGGAGCTGGGGATCCATGACGTGCCCCTGCACGACTTCGGCACCTTCTACGCCGAGGGGGAGGCGAGCGGGGGAGGTTATCGGGTCTGGGGGGGTCTGTTCAGCTGCCAGTATCAGGGGCCGCTGCAACTCCAGGCGGAGGAGGTGAGCGAGGTGCACTGGATGAGCCTGGCCGAGATAGCCGAGCGGGCCGCCGAGTTCACGCCGGACTCATTGCTCGCCATCGCCACCTGGCAGGCGCGACGCTCGCAATAA